GGCTCTTTCTATAATTTAACAAAGGATTTAAATACAATTTATTTGGACATCTCATTTAATCTACTAAAAAAATTTAACATAAAGACCAATAAAATTTGTGGAGACATATTAAATCTGCCTTTTAAAGATAATTCCTTTGACTTAATTTTGTGCATAAATGTTTTAGAGCATGTTGATTATAAAAAGGCTTTAAGTGAAATGAGGAGGGTTTTAAAAAAGGAAGGAACGTGCATTATTGTAGTGGTTAATAAAAATTCTATAATAAATGAGGAATTGTTTACAGATTGGAAGATATATCATCAACCTTTAGATATTAAGGACTTTGAAAGCATAGAGGGATTTTATATAGCATACTGGAAAACCTTCTACTTTGTACATCCAATTTTTAAGATATTCCCTACAAAGATATTGGGGAAGTTTTTGAAATTTTTTAAAAAAGTTGATAACAAATTAGCAAACACAAAAATGTTTAAAAACAAGGGGCAATTTTTGATTTGTGTTTTGAAGGTGAGATGATGCTTTATTATTTGGGGCCAAGAGGTTCATTTACAGAAAAAGCAGGGAAAATATTTTCGAAATTAATATCTTTACCTTTACAACCATGTTCCACTATCTATGAGATCTTTGAGAATGTGGATAAAAATAACGCCTACGGTGTAGTTCCATCAGAAAACTCCATAGAGGGTTCTGTAACGTTAACACAGGACTTGCTTTTGGAATATGATGTAAAGATATTTGGGGAAATTGATATCGACATAAGCCACAATTTGGTTGGATATGATAAGGATAAGATTGAAATTATTCTTTCCCATCCACAGGCGTTGGCACAATGCAGAAAATACATAAAAGAGCATGGATGGAAAACAAAAGCTGTCTCAAGTACTGCAAAAGCTGCTGAAATTGTTGCTAAAGAGAAAGATGAGAGGTTGGGGGCTATTGCCTCAATGGAAGCGGCAAAATTATATGGTCTAAAAATTTTAGATGAGGACATTCAGGACTATAAAAACAATAAGACGAGATTTATTTTAATAGGAAAAGAAACGCCAAATTTTAATGCAGAACCTATTGCATACAAAACAACCATAATAATTGAGTTGAAAGAAGACAAACCCGGGGCATTATATCACATATTGAAGGAATTCGCAGAGAGAGACATAAATTTAACACGAATAGAGTCAAGACCATCTAAAAAAAGGTTAGGAACGTATGTCTTTTATATTGACTTTGAAAGTTATGAGGATGAAGAGGGGTTGTTTAAAAGTTTAAATAAAAATGTGGCATATATGAAATATTTGGGAACATATCCAGTGTTTGGAATCGAACAATAATTCCAAATTGTTGTAATAATGTGAATTTAATATTAATTTAAGAATCAAAGTATTTCAATAATGCTCAAAATTTAAAGTTATAATTAAAGTTATAATTGATGTATTAATTAGCCATCCAAATAACATCTTTGCTTTACCTTTCTGTGGTAGTAGTTAATTAGCCCCCCAGCTTCTAAGATTTCTCTTTCTATGCCTTTTGGTGTTTCGCAGTTTAGGGTGATTTTATCGTTTATTATAATCTTCTCATTTTCCAAGTCAACTTCAATAACGTCCCCATCTTTAACGTGTTTGGTAATGCCCTTACAAACTATTGGAATTAACCCAATGTTTATTGCATTCCTGTAAAAGATTCTTGCAAAACTCTCTGCTATAACTGCTTTTATTCCGCAATATTTTATTGCTATTGGCGCCTGCTCCCTACTCGAACCACAACCAAAATTCTCCCCAGCAACAATAACATCCCCCTCTTTAACCTTCTTCGGAAAATCCTCATCAATCCCAGCCATACAGTGAGATGCTAACTCATGACCATCCATTGTTTTTAGATATGGTCCTGGAATGATTGCGTCAGTATCAACATCATTCCCAAAAACATGTGCTTTTCCTCTGATGTACATATTACCCCCAATTAATGTTTTATGTTTCTGTATGATTAATTTTTTATATAAATATTTCGGCAAAAGGTTGCAGTTTTCTTATATTACTATTTATATTTACGATAGAACCTCAATGGATTCTACGACTTTTTGTAAACTATGTTAACTTAAATTTAATAAATTTAATAAAATAGAAAATTATATATAAATCTTTCGGCATAAGGTAATATGCTTCCGTGTGGGGTGATGTTATGATTAAACTTTTGTATGAAGGAGAGCTTGTAAGGGAAAATGGTGTAATAAAGAAAGCATCTTCATCAGTAACACTAATCCAAACAAAAAACCATAATATAATTGTAGATACATCAACAAGGGATAAGAGGGAGTTAATTATTGAAGAGTTAAAAAAACTAAACTTGGAACCTAAAGACATTGATGTTATTATAAATACACACAGACACTACGACCACATAGAAAACAACGACTTATTCAAAAACGCAGTAATATACGCTTCACCACAAGAATGTGTGAAAGAATGTAGAGGATGTGCAATATATTCAACAACTGATGAAGTACATGATTTTGAGCCGATTGAAAAATTTGATGACGATGAAGTAATTATAATAAAAACCCCTGGCCACACATGGGGAAGCATATCTGTGGTTTATGAGGACTATGTTGTTGCTGGAGATGCAGTCCCTTTAAAAGGAAATATCTTAGGCAATATGCCTCCAGCAGTTAGAGTTGACAATAGAGCAGCAAAGGGAAGTTTGAGAAGGATAAAATTGCTAAGAAAGAATATCATAACTGGGCATGATGGAATCGTCTATGTGAATGAAATTCCTTCAGATAATGCAAATGGTGAGTTATTCTAAACCTCCAGACGTATCATAATAAAATTCTTTCTCTTCTTTGGTTATTTTTATACTTTTTTCCATCTTTTCTTTCCAGAATTTTATGAAGTCGATATCCTCCCCTCCATAGTGTCCATTGAACTTATTTATTTTCACAATTGCAGGTATTTTTATGCATGGGCCTATAATTATTGCCTCTCCAATGTTCAAACTTGTTAGTTGCTTAATTAAATCCTCACTTAGATTTTCTGAGGCATGTTGAACATGCTTTTGGTCATTTGGCTCAATTAACTTTGAGATTATTAAGTTACTGCATTGAGATAACGCTTCAGCATCCAATGTCTTTGGTCTTTGGGATACTAAGCAAAGCCCTACCCCAAACTTTCTCCCTTCTCTTGCTATTCTTGATATATAATGCTTTGCCCTTGTTTTTCTATTTTGTGGGACTATTAGGTGGGCCTCTTCAAAAATTAAGAATATTGGTTTTGCCCCATCCCTCCCATTTTCAAGGATGGCTCTTTTTCTGTCGTTTAGGATTTCTTTTGTAAAGTAGGAAACAATAATATCAACACTGTTCTCATCCAAACTTTCAAGTGGAAGGATGTTTATGTGATGCTCTTTTATTTCATTTATTGGATTGTAGTGGATTTTTATTAAATCTTTCTTAAATTGGAGCAAATCCTCCAATCTAAAAATTGCTGTCTGGATGCTATCTTTGTCTTTCTTATAGTTATCATCTTCCATAAATTTTTCTAATTCTCCAATTATTGCATTTATGTAGTCCTCTGCAGAGTTGAAATCCTTTTCTTGATATTGCTCTTTTATGTTTTTTATTGCCTTTCTTATGTAAGGCCTCTGCTTTGTTGCCTGTGCATCAACACCAGCCAAATCTGCCAAATCACTATCAGAAATATGGAAGATGTTAATTTTTGGCTCAATTACATGTTTTCTTAATGGGAAATTATATGATTCTATATTCCTATACTCCCCATGCATGTCAAAGACCAAAATAGTTGCTCCAATTTTATTTAACTCCTCCATTAAAACAGCAACAGTATTTGATTTCCCCATCCCAGTCATTGCCAATATTGCCAAATGCCTTGAGCAGAGTTTATTTACATCTAAAGAAACTTCAATATCTCTTGTAGCTAATTTTCCAATGGTTATATGGCTATTTGAGAAGATGTTTTTTAGTGTTTCATTGTCTGCTTTATATATTGGTGTTCCTGGTTTTGGTGGAATTTTTGGTATTTTTAATTCTTTAATATCTCCCAAAACCTTAATTTTCCCAATTATGTAGTAAGAGCTTTCATCATCAAATTCTCTAATCTTTTCTAAATCTTCTATGCTTAAAATTTCACTTAAAACCATATTTCCTTGGATTGTGCTCTCTACCATCCCTAAAACATCTATTCCATCATAACTAATCATTACATAATCTCCGACTTCTGGTGGATGCTTCGCTAAAAATGTTAGTTCATCTGTTCTTGTCTCCCCTATTGTATACCCAATAATCTTTTCCATGACTACCACTAACGTTTTTTTAGAGATTATTTGTTTTGGTTATAAAAAGTTTTATTTAAATATAATTTATGGATTTAATTATACAAATTTTTAATTCTAACAAATTTAGGCCATCTTCAAAAATTTACGCAGATTATAGCATAGTCGTTCTGCAAATATACGGCAAAATCCCTTGGATTTTGCCAAAAGACATACGGCAAAACTTTCAGTTTTGCCAAAAAACCCTTCTAACGCACACGACTATAAATGTCATTTATAGTTGTTTGCCTTACTAATGAACGAAATCTCCATTAAATTATAGGGGATGATTAACCTTTATTTGGAATATTAAATGGCAAAACAAAGTTTTGCCGTATAAAATTGGCAAACAACTATAACTTACTTAAAATTTAAAGTTACTAATGTTAAACAAATCCCAAATAAATTTAAGATAAATGATTTATGACACTCTTATAACTATTTATAAACGCAAACGACTATAGTAGACTAAAAATTTCAAAATGTTATTAAAAACCTCATAGTTGTTATTTATGTTTTGTTATTATGCTATTTAAATTGTTCCAACAAATAAAAATACTTTTCAGTCCAATCTACGATACCTTTTCTTATCTTTTTATTTTTTATGGCATCAATAATTTCATCTACAATATCTTCAACGTCTCTACCAGTCGTATCTATTTCATAAACCATTCCTTCACTTTCAGCCAAACAAACATCCAAAATCTCTGCTTCAACATTTTCCATAACTTTCTTCTGCTTATATCCCCTCTCTTCCAACCTCTTTTTAACGGTTTCCGGATTACATCTCAAAACTACAATATAATCCGCATCTAAAAGATGACTAACATGTCCATCAAGTATTATATTATCTAAACCATCGAGAAACTCTCTAAGTTTATCAAAGTCAATTACATAAGAATCCATTTCCTCATCCTTCTCAGAATATAGCTTATGTTTTTTCACAACTTCGGTTATGTCAATATGCTTGAATCCCAATTTTTCCGCAAGTTTTTTTGATATTGTTGTTTTTCCAACTCCAGGGGTCCCTGTTATAGCAATTTTAATATTTCTCACCTTCTATTTGTTTATTCCTCATCTCTTTCATTTATTTCAATAGTTTGTGGTGAGTATCTATCAATATTAACATTGTCTTTAACTGCAAGGATAACATACTCTCCTACTCTACCCAACTTATAACCCAATGTCTCCAAATACTTTTTAAAATCAAGGAAATCTTTAATAACTCCTTCCACTGGAATTTCTTCAAGGTTAACTATAACAATATCATGCTCTATCATTTCTCTAACATTTATAAAGTCCTCAGGAGTTTTAATTCTGATGGTCAGTATTTTTGGAGGTATTTTTATTACTTTTTCTATTACTTTCTCTTCTATTTTTTCCCTATCTTCCTCTTTTTCTTTTTCTTCTGTTAGAGGTATCTGCTCTGAACCGACAATCTCATATGCAGGAGCGTCTTCTCCAATAATTACATACTCTTCTTCTTTTATTGGTATTTGTTGTGGGAGTTCTTTATTTCCAACAAATATTCTTTTTATTTTTCTAAGCATAATTTTCCCTCCCATGTAACCATCTTAACAATATAAACATTTACAATAACTTTTGCCATCCCCTTATTTTAAACTTTTGGATATTGTTAAAAGTTTAAATAAATCATCAGGCGAACAAAAATCATAGAAAAGTTTAACATAAGGGCAGTAACATAATAGCTTGCATTATAACTGACTAAAAACTTCAATAAAATGTATAGTTGTCTGCCTTACTTCTTCATTAAATTATAAGGTATGATTGACCTTTATTTGGAATTTTATAATTGATTTATCATCCTTTTAAAAAATAAATGGCAAAACAAAGTTTTGCCGTATAAATTCGTAATGACTGTAGTGCCGTTATTCCACTACAAGGGAAACGCCTATAAATATCAATATAGCCCCAATCCAAACTTTAACAGATGGCATCTTACCCAAAATAAGTGTTGATAACATTATTGTCACAAATGGGTATATACTTGATATAACAACAACCTTTGATGGAGAGGACATTGATAAACCCTTATAGAAAAAATACTGTCCAGTAATACCAGCAATTAACGATACCAAAGTTAAATAAATAAGAACCCTATAGTCAATCTTCATTGTCATTATCTTTCCAGTTGAAGCAAATATTAGAGAAATTATTATAAAGTCCATTAATGATTTAATAAATATAGCTGTTGATGAGTCAGTTAATTCTAAGGCTTTTTTCTCAATTATTGGACATAGGCCCCAACATAACGCAGCTAACAATGCAAAAAATTCACCTTTCATTTTATCACCCATTAGTCGAAAAAATAACAATAAAAAATAAATAATGACAATACTTCAATAATAAATTATCAATTTAATTTTTATCGATTATTATATTTCAGCCAATTAGAATTATGTAATGGACTAAATAACAACAAGGAGGGAAATGATGTTCCTAACTTTAGACGATTTTGATCTTGATGGAAAAACTGTTTTGTTGAGAGTGGATATAAACAGCCCAATAGATTTGAACACAGGCGTTGTTTTAGATGATACAAGAATTAGGGCATGTAAAGAAACAATTGAAGAACTCTGCAATAAAAATGCGAGGGTAGTTATTCTTGCTCACCAAAGTAGGCCAGGAAAAAAGGACTTTACAACCTTAGAAATGCATGCAGAAAAACTCTCTGAGGTTTTGGATAGAGAAGTTAGATACATAGATGACATATTTGGTTCTTATGCAAGGAACGCTATAAAGAATATGAAAGATGGGGAAATAATACTACTTGAGAATGTAAGGTTCCTTGCAGAGGAAGTTTTGAAAGATTGGAAAAAATGGAAGGACATAACTCCAAAAAAGCAAGCAGAGACACATTTAGTAAAGAAATTATATCCATTGTGTGATTATTTTGTAAACGATGCGTTTGCAGCTGCACATAGAGCACAACCATCTTTAGTAGGATTTGCATATTATTTACCAATGATTGCTGGAAGAATTATGGAAAAAGAATTGAGTATTTTAGGAAAAGTATTAAAAAATCCTGAAAGACCTTGTATCTTTGTTTTGGGTGGAGCCAAAGCAGATGACAGTATAAAAGTAATGAAAAATGTTTTAAAAAATGGATCAGCAGATAAGGTATTAACAACAGGAATTGTGGCAAACATCTTCTTAATAGCAAAGGGCTACAAACTGGGTGTAAATGAGAAGATTATTGAGGATATGGGATTAAAAGACCAAATAGGTATTGCAAAGGAATTGTTGGATAAGTATGAGGACAAAATTATAACTCCAATAGATGCGGCTCTAAATATTGATGGAGAGAGGAAAGAAATTGATTTAGATATGGATATTGAAGTAGAATATCCAATCCACGATATTGGAGAAAAGACGATTGAATTATACAATGAGATTATTAAAGATGCAAAAACAATAGTTGCCAATGGGCCAGCAGGAGTGTTTGAAAACAAAAACTTCCTAAAAGGAACAGCGGAAATATTAAACAGCATCGCAAACTCCAACGCATTTTCCGTTATTGGAGGAGGACATTTATCTGCTGCTGCAGAGTTAATTGGTGTTGCTGATAAAATAGGACATATAAGTACTGGAGGAGGAGCGTGCCTCGAGTTCTTAGCAGGAGAAGAATTGCCTGTTATTACTATGTTGGAGAAATCTTACCAAAAGTATAAAGGACAAATTTAATTCTTAACTTTCTACCTTATTGCTCTATTATTTATTCAATATCATGTCAATATCAATAAATCAATAAAATTTATAATGCAAAAATCCAAATTTAAAAAATCGAAAGTTTTAAAAATGGTAGTATTAAAAATCATAAGAATTGTATTATCAATGAAAAAGGGGATTTTATGAATTTGAAAAAATTGGCAGAAGAGATAAAAAATTTTGAAGGTGTTATAAGAAAAAAGGAAATTAAGAATGTTGTTAGTAATTTTGTTTTTGAGGAGGAGTATGATTTTGATATCATTGTTGATTTTGGTGATGATGCGGCAGTTGTTGGAATTGATGGAGAAAATGCAATTTTATTAGCAGCAGATGGAATCTGGGGTAAATTATTGGAGGCAGACCCTTGGTGGGCTGGCTATTGCTCGGTATTGGTTAATGCAAATGACATCGCTGCTATGGGAGGTAAACCAGTAGCAATGACAAACATCATAAGCATTAAGGATTGCGATATTGGAAGAGAAGTGTTGAGTGGAGTTAAAGAAGGTGTTAAAAAATTCGGCATTCCTATGGTTGGTGGACATACACATCCTGATGCACAGTGTAATGTTTTAGATGTCTCCATTACGGGTATCGTTAAGAAGGACTGTATATTGAGGAGTGACAATGCAAAGGTTGGAGATAAAATTATTTTTGCCTATGATTTGGATGGAAAATTGCATGAGAAATTTAAACTCAACTGGGATACAACAACAATGAAACCAAAAAAGATTGTTAGAGAGCAGTTAAGGGCATTAACCATTATTGGAGAGGAAAAACTCGCAAACTCCTGCAAAGATATAAGCAATCCGGGAGCAATTGGAACGTTAGGAATGCTTTTGGAGGTTTCTAAAAAAGGTGGAGTTGTAGATGTGACAAAAATACCTAAACCAGAAGATATTCCACTAAATCACTGGCTTAAAGTTTATCCAGGAACTGCATTTGTATTCACCGCAAAGGAAGAAAATGTTAAAAGTATAGTTGAAATCTTGGAAGATGCTAATATCACTGCGGAGGTTTGTGGAGAAGTCATAAAGGACAGAAAATTAATTATTTCAGATGGAAAAGAAAAAGAAATTGTCTTTGATTTTGAAAAAGAATATATTTGTGGATGTTAATGTTCCTTGTTGTATTTAAATGTTACTTAAATCAAAAACTGTGTTGAACTCTAATTTAAAATAACCGTAAATCCTTTTTTATTTTTCTTACGAGGACAATATATGGATTAATTTTATCAAATTTATCGAACTATAACACCCATAATAAATTAAAATATTAATTTTTGTTATTTTATTCAATGAGAACTGGTGTCATTTATGTATTTAGTGGTTCCAGACACAAATTTTTTAATATATGCGTTTAAGCATAAGATAAATTTTGACTATGAATTGGAAAGGGCATTAAATGCAAAGTATAGAGTGGTTATATTAAAGTGTATCTATGATGAGTTGCAAAAACTTCAAAGGGAACTAAAAGGTAAGGAAAAACTCTCCGTATCTTTGGCATTGAAGATGATTGAAAAATATGGGATAATTGACTACAACAAAGGAACATATACAGATGAGATAATTATAAACTTTGCAAAGGAAAATAAGAACGTGATTGTGTGCACAAATGATAAAGAACTAAAAAACAAACTTATTGATTTAAACATTCCGATTATATTCGTTAGGCAAAAGAATTACTTTGATGTTATCGGGCTTATATAACAAAATTTTTAAATAAAATAACGAAAAGATAAAATAAAACTCTTTTTAAAATCCATTTAAGTTTTTAATTAAACCACATCAAAAAATAAAAAAAGGTGAAAACATGGTCTCAAAAGAAGATATAATGAATGCGTTAAAAAAAGTTACTGACCCACACATGGGAATTAGCATTGTTGATATGGGGTTAATAAGTGATGTTGAAGTTGATGATGAAGGAAACGTTAAGTTTACATTAACTCCTACAAACCCTGCATGTATGAGTGTTTTAGGAATGGCAATGCACGCAAAAGAAGTAGTTAAAGGTATTGAAGGCGTAAAAAGTGTAAAGGTTGAAGTAAAAGGCCACATGATGGAAAAAGAAATAAATGAAATGTTAAATAAAGAGTAATTTTACTTCAATATTATTTTTTGTTAATTTTTAACAAATAAGTAAGACACAAACAAAATTAGAAATCTCTCTTAGCTTATTTTTATTGTTAATGCCCTGTATCAACTATATAAATTTAAACAAAACTTTTTTAAGGTGGAAGAATGTTTCAAAAGCCAAGAGGGACAAGGGACTTTACTCCAGAGGAGATGAAGAAGAGAAGAATTATTGAGAACAAATTGAGGAAAGTTATAGAGAGTTACAACTACAAGGAAATCTTAACCCCAACTTTTGAGCATTTCGATTTAATTGCAAAGAAAACAGGGGAAGAAATTAGGAAGCAACTCTTTGTATTTAAAGATCATGGTGGTAGAGAGATGGCGTTAAGGCCAGAACTCACTTCCCCAGTAGCGAGATTTTATATAAATGAGTTAAAGATGTTGCCAAAACCATTAAAACTCTACTATTTCGCAAACTGTTTTAGGTATGAGAGACCCCAGGCAGGAAGATATAGAGAGTTCTGGCAGATGGGATGTGAGTTAATTGGGAGTAAAAGTCCATTAGCAGATGCAGAGATTATAAATCTTGCAATTGAAGGTTTAAAAAGTATAAATATGGATTTTGAGGTTCATATTGGGCATTTGGGAGTTTTAAGAGGAGTGTTTGATGAAATGGGATTGGATGTTGAAACACAAAATAAGATAAGGCATTTGATTGATAAGGAAGATATAGAAGGGCTTGAGAAGTTTTTAAATGAAAAAATTGGCGAGGAGAAAAAGGATATTATTTTCAAAGTTTTGGAATATAAGGGAGGAAGGGAAATATTGGAGAAAGTTAAAGAGGACTTAAAAGATTATCCAAAGGCAATTGAAGCTGTAGAGAATCTTGAAGAGATATTGGATTTTGTAAGGCATGATTATGTTATAAATTTAGGAATTGCAAGAGGGCTCGATTACTACACTGGAATGGTATTTGAGATCTATGGAAAAAGAGAGGGGGCAAGGCAGGTTTGTGGTGGAGGAAGGTACGACAACTTAATAGAAACATTCGGAGGAGAGCCGACACCAGCGGTAGGATTTGCCTATGGATTTGATAGAATTATGCTCAACATTGATGACTTTGAGGTTGAAGAAGAGGCAATATTAATAACCCCAGTGAAAAAAGATAAGGAATTAATAAAGGCATGCTTGGATATAGCAGATACATTAAGAAAAAACAACAAAATCGTTGAAGTTGAATTGATGGGGAGAAGGTTAAATAAAGCCTTAGATTACGCAAACACAAAAGGTATCAAAAAGGTTATAATTGTTGGTAGTAGGGAGTTGAGTGAAGGAAAAGTCACTTTAAAAGACATGATTAGTGGAGAGCAAAAATTAGTCGATATTGATAAAATAAGTGAAGTTTTATAAGTTTTTAAATTTTTATTTTGTTTCTTCCAAAATTTTAAAGCAAATCCTTAAAAATCGTTTATAGTCATGATAAAATTGAAAACTATGTAAAAAATAAAAATAATAAAAATAAAAGTAATTTTAATTAAGTCCAATTTTCTACTCTTCTACTTTTACTAATGGCTTTATCTCTTCAGGAATGTTTCCAAATCCAACTGCTGGGTTAATGGCTGGCTGTCCATTTTTCTCAAACACTTCTGGATGCTCTAAAACCATTTTAACAAATTCAATTGCCTCTTTTTTATGTGGGGCGTTTTTTGGAATAGTTAATCCATACACAATTGGTTTTGCAACGAGAGTTTTATTTTTACCAAGTAGTTTTAATTTAACTTTTTTGTAAGCATCTTCATATTCATAATAACCAAGGTTTATTTCTTTTGGAAGTTCAATGTATTTTAAGTGATGTTGTTCTGCGACACTTTTGTATATGAAGAGGTAATCATAAGCGCCTGCTTCTAAAGGTGCCAATAAATCTGTTTCTTTGCTTCTGAGGACTATTTTGTTGGTATTTACTTCAACATTTTGTGGGACTAATATTGTGTATGTTCCGTTTTCTTCCTCAACCTTAATGTTTGAGTTCTTCAAAACCAAATCATCGTAAATTTTTGGGTTTTTGTAGTAAATCTCTGCCAACTGCATGACCATCTGGCTTCTATAACCGCAAGGGTCATCATTAGGATTTGAAAAACCAAATTTAACATCAGGCTTATTCAATATTTCATACCAATTTGTTGAGTTTATTTCATCTTTGTATTTGCTTTTATCAGTATATGCCAGGACGATTTCATTTCTTGCAAACATAACATACCAATCAGCATATTTTGGCATCATCATTTGTGGAATTAGTGAATAATCTGCTGACGCTAAGATATCCGCCTTTTTACCTAAATCCGTAATTTTTCTAACACATTTTACACTTCCTGCTGGTTCTCTCTGTACATCGATATTTGGATGTTCCTTTTCAAACATTTTCTCATATTCAGAAAATGGCACGGATAAACTTCCAGCATGGAATATTTTTAGAACTTTCTCTTCTACTTTAGCATTAGATGCCTGACTTGTTTGTGGTGTGGTTGATTGTGTAGGTTGTTCTTTGCTGGTGTTTACACAACCACATAACGCAACGCTTATTGCACCAATTAGCAATACCAAGAGCCATTTCGATTTAATCAAAATATCACCTCCACACTACAGTGTTAATTAGATTAAATTATATTTAAATTTTATGTTAATGTAAATTGATTAACTTCAATTTTATATAAGGAGGAATTATCCCATAAAAATAGGAATTTAAAAAAGAAAAATTCTAAAAAGAAAAATGAATTTAATAAATTTAGTCCTTATTTGTGTGCGAAATAACAGACAACTTCATCATCTTTCTTATTATCGACTCTAACAAACCCAACTCTCTCAAACTGCACGATTTCACCGACATTGGCTACTTTAAAGTCCTTTTCAGCAACTCCTACATGTTCTTTTGCATCAGTGTCTATTATGGTGGTTTTTACACAGTCCTTTACAGGAACCCAATGGATGATTTTTGCCTTATTTTCCCTTGCAATTTTAAAGTCCTTACTATGGTATTTTGCGTAGATAATGTTATCCTCAACCTTCTCAATAACGATATTGAACAATTCCATCAACCTATATACCTTCCCTTCTTCCAATTCATCTGAAACATATATTTCCCCATCAAAAATCAATTCCCTTGTTCCTAACTCCTTGTTATCAGGATGCATTCTTAAATGTAAAACCTCTTTCTCCGCATCTTTAACAATAACCTTCTTTGGATTTTCAACAAAGAAAAACCTTCTTGCATTTTTGTCAATAAGGTCTTTGTTTATTGCATATAAGTTTTCCCATGAGAATCTAACATCTGCCTG
The sequence above is a segment of the Methanotorris igneus Kol 5 genome. Coding sequences within it:
- the hisS gene encoding histidine--tRNA ligase, which codes for MFQKPRGTRDFTPEEMKKRRIIENKLRKVIESYNYKEILTPTFEHFDLIAKKTGEEIRKQLFVFKDHGGREMALRPELTSPVARFYINELKMLPKPLKLYYFANCFRYERPQAGRYREFWQMGCELIGSKSPLADAEIINLAIEGLKSINMDFEVHIGHLGVLRGVFDEMGLDVETQNKIRHLIDKEDIEGLEKFLNEKIGEEKKDIIFKVLEYKGGREILEKVKEDLKDYPKAIEAVENLEEILDFVRHDYVINLGIARGLDYYTGMVFEIYGKREGARQVCGGGRYDNLIETFGGEPTPAVGFAYGFDRIMLNIDDFEVEEEAILITPVKKDKELIKACLDIADTLRKNNKIVEVELMGRRLNKALDYANTKGIKKVIIVGSRELSEGKVTLKDMISGEQKLVDIDKISEVL
- the wtpA gene encoding tungstate ABC transporter substrate-binding protein WtpA, with protein sequence MIKSKWLLVLLIGAISVALCGCVNTSKEQPTQSTTPQTSQASNAKVEEKVLKIFHAGSLSVPFSEYEKMFEKEHPNIDVQREPAGSVKCVRKITDLGKKADILASADYSLIPQMMMPKYADWYVMFARNEIVLAYTDKSKYKDEINSTNWYEILNKPDVKFGFSNPNDDPCGYRSQMVMQLAEIYYKNPKIYDDLVLKNSNIKVEEENGTYTILVPQNVEVNTNKIVLRSKETDLLAPLEAGAYDYLFIYKSVAEQHHLKYIELPKEINLGYYEYEDAYKKVKLKLLGKNKTLVAKPIVYGLTIPKNAPHKKEAIEFVKMVLEHPEVFEKNGQPAINPAVGFGNIPEEIKPLVKVEE
- a CDS encoding methanogenesis marker 2 protein — its product is MNLKKLAEEIKNFEGVIRKKEIKNVVSNFVFEEEYDFDIIVDFGDDAAVVGIDGENAILLAADGIWGKLLEADPWWAGYCSVLVNANDIAAMGGKPVAMTNIISIKDCDIGREVLSGVKEGVKKFGIPMVGGHTHPDAQCNVLDVSITGIVKKDCILRSDNAKVGDKIIFAYDLDGKLHEKFKLNWDTTTMKPKKIVREQLRALTIIGEEKLANSCKDISNPGAIGTLGMLLEVSKKGGVVDVTKIPKPEDIPLNHWLKVYPGTAFVFTAKEENVKSIVEILEDANITAEVCGEVIKDRKLIISDGKEKEIVFDFEKEYICGC
- a CDS encoding PIN domain-containing protein, whose amino-acid sequence is MYLVVPDTNFLIYAFKHKINFDYELERALNAKYRVVILKCIYDELQKLQRELKGKEKLSVSLALKMIEKYGIIDYNKGTYTDEIIINFAKENKNVIVCTNDKELKNKLIDLNIPIIFVRQKNYFDVIGLI
- a CDS encoding metal-sulfur cluster assembly factor, which gives rise to MVSKEDIMNALKKVTDPHMGISIVDMGLISDVEVDDEGNVKFTLTPTNPACMSVLGMAMHAKEVVKGIEGVKSVKVEVKGHMMEKEINEMLNKE